The following are from one region of the Chitinivibrionales bacterium genome:
- a CDS encoding glycosyltransferase has translation MIPVIVCTLYVMCSIALLAYGAQCYILTYLYLRKRPVKLDFQRRTMNYFDSITDEKGYPTVVTQLPMYNEKTVAKRIIEAVAAMDYPLSKHEIQVLDDSKDETRELVDKTVARLAAQGHRISVIRRTDRTGFKAGALQYGLERTEAEFVAIFDADFVPHKDFLKKSICFFINRPKLGLVQGRWAHLNSTASLITRQQAMGIDGHFMVEQAARSWNNLFMNFNGTAGVFRREAIKSSGGWHHDTLTEDMDLSYRMQLKDWETEYVPDLEVPAELPEDINAFKNQQFRWAKGSIQTALKIIPLLYRKKLPIFKFLQAILHLTHYSVHPLMLMLAFLTLPVLFFFKVYLHPAILASVISTMILATSGPASMYMISQHYLGHKIRRKILMVPAMMLIGTGLAVNNARAVIEALFRKNSEFLRTPKKGQYAKTSYKPLKDITWMIELFCGLYCLTGLWLFIGFSNAIVSPFLVLYSSGFLFVGMLSILHYRRPELISLRLWQQQLPAPE, from the coding sequence ATGATCCCAGTCATCGTATGTACGCTCTACGTCATGTGCTCAATAGCTCTTCTAGCCTACGGTGCGCAGTGTTACATACTCACTTACCTCTATTTGAGGAAGCGGCCTGTCAAGCTTGATTTTCAACGGCGCACCATGAACTATTTCGATTCGATCACCGATGAAAAAGGATACCCGACCGTGGTGACGCAGCTTCCCATGTACAATGAAAAAACCGTTGCCAAGAGGATCATCGAGGCGGTTGCCGCCATGGATTACCCGCTTTCAAAGCACGAAATCCAGGTCCTTGACGACAGCAAGGACGAAACGCGCGAGCTGGTGGACAAGACAGTTGCGCGTCTCGCGGCGCAGGGCCACAGAATATCGGTGATCCGCAGGACAGACCGCACCGGATTCAAAGCCGGCGCGCTGCAATACGGCCTCGAACGCACCGAAGCAGAATTCGTCGCCATCTTCGACGCCGATTTCGTGCCGCACAAGGATTTTCTCAAGAAGTCAATCTGCTTTTTCATCAACAGGCCGAAACTCGGGCTCGTTCAGGGAAGATGGGCGCATCTGAACAGCACGGCGTCCCTCATCACGCGGCAGCAGGCAATGGGCATCGACGGCCACTTCATGGTGGAACAGGCCGCCCGCAGCTGGAACAACCTCTTCATGAATTTCAACGGCACCGCCGGCGTTTTCCGGCGTGAGGCCATTAAATCCAGCGGCGGCTGGCATCACGACACGCTCACCGAAGACATGGACCTCTCCTACCGCATGCAGCTCAAGGACTGGGAAACCGAATATGTGCCCGACCTCGAAGTGCCGGCCGAACTGCCCGAAGATATCAATGCGTTCAAGAACCAGCAGTTCAGGTGGGCAAAAGGTTCCATACAGACCGCGCTCAAGATCATCCCGCTCCTGTACCGGAAAAAACTCCCGATTTTCAAATTTCTCCAGGCCATTCTCCATCTGACCCATTATTCGGTGCACCCGCTCATGCTCATGCTCGCCTTTCTCACGCTGCCGGTGCTGTTTTTCTTCAAAGTCTATCTGCATCCGGCCATTCTCGCAAGCGTCATCTCCACGATGATTCTCGCCACGAGCGGCCCGGCCAGCATGTATATGATTTCGCAGCATTATCTCGGCCATAAAATCAGGAGAAAAATCCTCATGGTTCCGGCCATGATGCTTATCGGCACGGGCCTGGCCGTGAACAACGCCAGGGCCGTCATCGAAGCCCTGTTCCGCAAGAATTCCGAATTTCTCCGCACTCCCAAAAAAGGCCAGTACGCGAAGACTTCATACAAGCCCCTCAAAGACATCACGTGGATGATCGAGCTTTTTTGCGGACTCTATTGCCTGACCGGCCTGTGGCTTTTCATCGGATTTTCAAACGCGATCGTGAGCCCGTTCCTCGTGCTTTATTCATCCGGCTTTCTCTTTGTGGGGATGCTCTCCATACTGCATTACCGGAGGCCTGAGCTTATTTCCCTCAGGCTGTGGCAGCAGCAGCTCCCTGCGCCGGAATAA
- a CDS encoding ATP-binding cassette domain-containing protein, with product MRWGANDQAKKSMLKIEHLKKRFGNQLVLDDVNLEINVGEVVCIIGQSGGGKSVILKHIIGLMIPDGGRILLDGEEISSPTKRPSDFDKVRNRLGMLFQGAALFDSKSVGENIAFPLREHTSFTEEKISGIVAEALEMVGLQQSFQYKMPSELSGGMKSRVGLARALVMKPEIMLYDEPTSALDPIMTDKINDLILSLRNKLKMTSVVVSHDIASAYKIADKMAMIYEGRIIFFGTPAEIRASRNPYIQQFIRGQRKLQYAVGSKDEEESALQKTVDIDEIKQRVTLDRRLRRDKSFDAAARDALTGLMGFEQFSAVLKDEIERSIGDREPMALALFGLDRLREIGDKYGQEFCGTIIREVGRKIGLSIRGTDSAGRFSSDEFALILTKTDPAVLDKTVEHIRKRIMEISVRTPVGENVHPVLSVGVALCGETTASAEVLTHTAGQALSLARQRGGDRVEIAAIPKSQE from the coding sequence ATGAGGTGGGGCGCAAACGATCAGGCAAAAAAATCCATGCTCAAGATAGAACACCTCAAGAAACGCTTTGGCAACCAGCTCGTGCTCGACGACGTCAACCTCGAAATCAACGTCGGCGAGGTGGTGTGCATCATCGGCCAGAGCGGCGGCGGCAAGAGCGTGATCCTCAAGCACATCATCGGCCTCATGATCCCGGACGGCGGCCGCATTCTTCTTGACGGGGAAGAAATATCCTCCCCCACCAAAAGGCCTTCCGATTTCGACAAGGTGCGCAACCGCCTCGGCATGCTGTTCCAGGGCGCCGCCCTGTTCGACTCCAAGAGCGTGGGCGAGAACATCGCGTTCCCCCTGCGCGAGCACACCTCGTTTACGGAGGAGAAGATCAGCGGCATCGTGGCCGAAGCGCTCGAAATGGTGGGGCTTCAGCAGAGCTTCCAGTACAAGATGCCCTCCGAGCTGTCGGGCGGCATGAAGAGCCGCGTGGGCCTCGCGCGCGCGCTCGTCATGAAGCCCGAGATCATGCTCTACGACGAGCCCACGAGCGCGCTCGATCCCATCATGACCGACAAGATCAACGACCTCATCCTGTCCCTGCGCAACAAGCTCAAGATGACCTCGGTGGTGGTGTCGCACGACATCGCCTCGGCGTACAAGATCGCCGACAAGATGGCCATGATTTACGAAGGGAGAATCATCTTCTTCGGCACGCCGGCGGAAATCCGCGCGTCGCGCAACCCGTACATCCAGCAGTTCATCCGCGGACAGCGCAAGCTGCAGTACGCCGTCGGCTCCAAGGACGAGGAGGAATCGGCGCTCCAGAAAACGGTGGACATCGACGAGATAAAACAGCGCGTCACGCTCGACCGTCGTTTGCGGCGTGACAAGAGCTTCGACGCCGCCGCGCGCGACGCGCTCACCGGCCTCATGGGGTTCGAGCAGTTCTCGGCGGTGCTCAAGGACGAGATCGAGCGCTCGATCGGCGACCGCGAACCCATGGCGCTCGCCCTGTTCGGCCTCGACCGGCTCAGGGAGATCGGCGACAAATATGGCCAGGAATTCTGCGGCACCATAATACGCGAAGTGGGCAGGAAAATCGGGCTCAGCATCCGCGGCACCGACAGCGCGGGCCGCTTTTCGAGCGACGAGTTCGCCCTCATCCTCACCAAGACCGACCCGGCGGTCCTTGACAAGACCGTTGAGCACATCAGGAAACGCATTATGGAGATCTCGGTGAGAACGCCGGTCGGCGAGAACGTCCACCCGGTGCTGAGCGTGGGGGTCGCCCTGTGCGGAGAGACCACGGCTTCGGCGGAGGTGCTCACCCACACCGCGGGACAGGCACTCAGCCTCGCCCGCCAGCGCGGCGGCGACCGTGTGGAGATCGCGGCGATTCCGAAATCGCAAGAATAA
- the coaBC gene encoding bifunctional phosphopantothenoylcysteine decarboxylase/phosphopantothenate--cysteine ligase CoaBC, producing the protein MEPVQRIVLGITGGIAAYKMPQLLRLLSKNGISAKVVLTQSARPLVGEEALRVVSGNPVYCEDVPAGHDMAHIELAKWGQLLLVCPATANTIAKIANGIADNLLTTLALSFEHRTIIAPAMNTAMWNNRATQDNIAALRARGCTVLPVDEGELACGDEGPGRLLPLETIVERVRGAGRPRPLAGKKVLISSGPTSEALDAVRVISNRSSGKMGAALAAAALSAGADVCVVSGPAVAPLPAGCRVVRVFTALEMKAALEKEFRSCDICIMAAAVGDFRPKEVVQGKKHRSGAASWTVELLPNPDIAEGLGKKKKRQILVGFSLETKADEVAARVKMKKKNCDMMVVNAVESAMEADAASAAIIYKNKPAQHLPRADKRELAEKIMASIITLMGPSHG; encoded by the coding sequence ATGGAACCCGTCCAGCGCATCGTCCTCGGCATCACCGGCGGCATCGCCGCCTACAAGATGCCGCAGCTCCTACGGCTCCTTTCGAAAAACGGCATCAGCGCCAAGGTCGTGCTCACCCAGAGCGCCCGCCCGCTCGTGGGCGAGGAGGCGCTGCGCGTCGTGTCGGGCAATCCCGTGTACTGCGAGGACGTCCCCGCCGGTCACGACATGGCGCACATCGAGCTTGCCAAATGGGGACAGCTCCTGCTTGTGTGCCCGGCAACCGCCAACACCATCGCCAAGATCGCGAACGGCATCGCCGACAACCTGCTTACCACGCTCGCCCTCTCGTTTGAACACCGCACCATAATCGCGCCCGCCATGAACACCGCCATGTGGAACAACAGGGCCACGCAGGACAACATCGCCGCTCTCAGGGCGCGCGGCTGCACCGTGCTGCCTGTTGACGAAGGGGAACTCGCGTGCGGCGACGAGGGCCCGGGCCGGCTGCTGCCGCTCGAGACGATCGTTGAACGGGTGCGCGGCGCGGGGCGGCCGCGGCCGCTTGCCGGCAAAAAGGTGCTCATCTCGTCGGGCCCCACGAGCGAGGCGCTTGACGCGGTGCGCGTGATCTCCAACCGCTCGTCGGGCAAGATGGGTGCCGCGCTCGCCGCCGCGGCCCTTTCCGCGGGTGCGGACGTGTGCGTGGTGTCGGGACCGGCCGTCGCGCCGCTGCCGGCCGGCTGCCGTGTTGTGCGCGTCTTCACCGCGCTCGAGATGAAGGCCGCGCTCGAAAAGGAATTCAGGTCATGCGACATTTGCATCATGGCCGCGGCCGTGGGCGATTTCAGGCCCAAGGAGGTGGTGCAGGGGAAAAAGCACCGCAGCGGCGCCGCTTCGTGGACCGTGGAGCTCCTGCCCAATCCCGACATCGCCGAAGGCCTGGGAAAAAAGAAAAAGCGCCAGATCCTGGTCGGTTTTTCCCTTGAAACCAAGGCCGACGAAGTTGCCGCGCGCGTCAAGATGAAAAAGAAAAACTGCGACATGATGGTGGTCAACGCGGTGGAATCGGCCATGGAGGCCGACGCCGCGAGCGCGGCCATCATTTACAAAAACAAACCGGCGCAGCACCTTCCCCGCGCAGACAAACGCGAACTCGCTGAGAAAATCATGGCCAGCATCATCACGCTCATGGGGCCTTCGCATGGATGA
- a CDS encoding ABC transporter permease: MTAVSMVSQVGRGFFALVAGGKTFLAHVARMAALVVSIFSRVPLIVKNVPISIEQMYGIGIDSLPLVSVIAIFIGATTVTQGVYQFSGFVPLKFLGLAVCKTLINEIGPVFTSMVVAGRIATAIAAEVGSMKTGEQLDAMQCLNLDPVRYLYMPKMIACMIMVPMLVIWSELIAFISSIFTVIFSVKMTLFVYINGLKFLFNPSDLILGVVKTSVFGAIIALTGCHFGLETRGGAEGVGNSTTKAVMTAFVLILVFDFVIAFIVW, translated from the coding sequence ATGACCGCCGTGAGCATGGTCTCCCAGGTCGGGCGCGGCTTTTTTGCCCTCGTGGCCGGCGGCAAGACGTTTCTCGCCCATGTGGCCCGCATGGCCGCGCTGGTCGTGAGCATCTTCTCCCGCGTTCCCCTTATCGTGAAAAACGTCCCCATCTCCATCGAGCAGATGTACGGGATCGGCATCGACTCGCTGCCACTCGTCTCGGTTATCGCGATCTTCATCGGCGCCACCACGGTCACGCAGGGGGTGTACCAGTTTTCTGGTTTCGTCCCGCTCAAGTTTCTCGGCCTCGCGGTGTGCAAGACGCTCATCAATGAGATAGGCCCGGTGTTCACAAGCATGGTGGTGGCCGGCCGCATCGCCACGGCCATCGCCGCCGAAGTCGGCTCCATGAAGACCGGCGAGCAGCTCGACGCCATGCAGTGCCTCAACCTCGACCCGGTGCGCTACCTGTACATGCCCAAGATGATCGCGTGCATGATCATGGTTCCCATGCTCGTGATCTGGAGCGAGCTGATCGCTTTCATCAGCTCCATCTTCACGGTGATCTTCTCGGTGAAGATGACGCTGTTCGTCTATATCAACGGGCTCAAATTCCTGTTCAACCCAAGCGACCTTATCCTGGGCGTGGTGAAGACGTCGGTATTCGGCGCCATCATCGCGCTCACGGGGTGTCATTTCGGCCTCGAAACCAGGGGCGGCGCCGAGGGTGTGGGGAATTCCACCACCAAGGCGGTGATGACCGCGTTCGTGCTGATACTGGTTTTTGATTTTGTGATCGCGTTTATTGTGTGGTGA
- a CDS encoding putative 2-dehydropantoate 2-reductase: MKSYAIIGTGAIGGYYGARLAAAGFDVHFLARNDYRYIRDNGLVIESKDGNFTLPRVNVYSSAADMPACDVAAITLKATANHILPEILPAVVKKDGAVLVMQNGFGYEEQVAKIVGPERVLGVLCFICSNKTGPGHIMHLDFGHVTVAQFTKDDTPSGITPLIKEVAADFTRAGITVHTAPDLGTARWKKLVWNIPYSGLSVVLSALTDAINKNPQSRELVVNLMHEVRAAARACGHPIEEGFVAKMISDTDSMTPYRTSMIIDYKEKRPMEVEAIFGNPLQAAKKAGAKMPLVEMLYQELKFMDENNK, translated from the coding sequence GTGAAATCATACGCAATCATCGGCACAGGCGCCATCGGCGGATATTACGGCGCACGACTTGCTGCCGCCGGGTTCGACGTTCATTTTCTCGCCCGCAACGATTACCGGTACATCCGCGACAACGGCCTTGTCATCGAATCCAAGGACGGCAATTTCACCCTCCCCCGCGTCAATGTTTACAGCAGCGCCGCGGACATGCCGGCCTGCGACGTCGCCGCGATTACGCTCAAGGCGACGGCAAACCACATTCTCCCGGAAATTCTTCCCGCGGTTGTCAAGAAAGACGGCGCGGTGCTCGTCATGCAGAACGGCTTCGGCTACGAGGAGCAGGTCGCCAAAATCGTTGGGCCCGAACGCGTGCTCGGCGTTCTCTGTTTCATCTGCTCGAACAAAACCGGCCCTGGCCATATTATGCATCTTGATTTCGGGCATGTCACCGTAGCCCAGTTTACAAAAGACGATACGCCGAGCGGCATCACCCCGCTCATCAAGGAAGTCGCCGCCGATTTCACCAGGGCCGGGATCACCGTGCATACGGCGCCCGACCTCGGCACGGCGCGGTGGAAAAAGCTGGTGTGGAACATCCCCTACAGCGGGCTTTCGGTGGTGCTGTCCGCCTTGACGGATGCAATTAACAAAAACCCCCAGTCGCGGGAACTCGTCGTCAATCTCATGCACGAAGTGCGCGCGGCCGCAAGGGCCTGCGGCCACCCGATTGAGGAGGGATTTGTCGCCAAGATGATTTCCGACACCGATTCCATGACGCCCTACCGCACGAGCATGATAATTGACTATAAGGAAAAAAGGCCGATGGAAGTTGAGGCGATATTCGGGAATCCTTTACAAGCAGCAAAAAAGGCGGGAGCAAAAATGCCGCTGGTGGAGATGCTGTATCAGGAGTTGAAGTTTATGGATGAGAATAATAAATAA
- a CDS encoding uracil-DNA glycosylase, with amino-acid sequence MDDLRVLAAAYVAQQREMGMPDIICGPGASATALLRAFDKSDSGRPQPASPSPQKKSPAGPVQQKTSSPRLLPVSHLIGARKKTFPSPAAPAAENDPVRQALAELFHATKNCMECGLGKTRTKFVFGTGNPRARLMIVGEAPGRDEDLQGLPFVGAAGELLTKMLAAIDLDRKKHVFIANVLKCRPPDNRTPESSEILACGRILSGQIDIIKPTALLLMGRTAAQALLNTSESLGALRGKQHFVAGIPAFVTYHPAALLHNPANKTPAWEDLKKLKIIFSELGVYAASENERTVYNR; translated from the coding sequence ATGGATGACCTGCGCGTTTTGGCGGCCGCCTATGTCGCGCAGCAGCGGGAAATGGGCATGCCCGATATTATTTGCGGCCCCGGCGCAAGCGCCACGGCGCTGCTGAGGGCGTTTGACAAGAGCGACTCCGGCCGTCCGCAGCCGGCTTCCCCTTCCCCGCAGAAAAAATCGCCCGCCGGCCCCGTGCAACAAAAGACCTCCTCACCGCGGCTTCTGCCCGTCTCGCATCTCATTGGGGCAAGAAAAAAAACCTTTCCCTCCCCCGCCGCCCCGGCGGCGGAAAACGATCCCGTGCGGCAGGCGCTTGCCGAACTCTTTCACGCCACGAAAAACTGCATGGAATGCGGCCTGGGAAAGACCCGCACGAAGTTCGTGTTCGGCACCGGCAACCCGCGCGCGAGGCTCATGATCGTGGGCGAGGCGCCGGGGCGCGACGAGGACCTGCAGGGCCTGCCGTTCGTGGGCGCTGCCGGCGAGCTGCTCACCAAGATGCTCGCCGCGATCGACCTTGACAGAAAGAAACACGTGTTCATCGCCAACGTGCTCAAGTGCCGGCCGCCCGACAATCGGACCCCCGAATCATCGGAAATCCTCGCGTGCGGCAGGATCCTTTCGGGCCAGATCGACATCATCAAGCCCACTGCGCTGCTGCTCATGGGCAGGACTGCGGCCCAGGCACTGCTCAACACCTCCGAAAGTCTTGGCGCGCTGCGCGGCAAACAGCATTTTGTTGCAGGGATCCCCGCCTTTGTCACATATCATCCGGCCGCGCTCCTGCACAACCCGGCCAACAAGACCCCGGCGTGGGAAGACCTCAAGAAGCTCAAAATTATTTTTTCCGAACTGGGTGTATATGCTGCAAGTGAGAACGAGCGAACCGTTTACAACAGATAA
- a CDS encoding YicC/YloC family endoribonuclease: protein MPIKSMTGFGQAEMHTASGTFRVELRAVNNRFLDLQIRQPKSLSNLEQKIKTTISETIPRGSVSVFISCDRENGDAKLTWDKASVENYLRIFREIKRKYKLAGDATLSDLLHFSDFIKAESVQADEKTIWKHFSPVLSKAIENFQRSRADEGEHLIRDLKKTLDAVSRLLKDVEARAPHRIEEYSKELSKRIQKLLAGPADEARLAQEVALMADKMDISEECTRLRAHINAFVKDFASSEPVGKRMNFLLQEMNREANTIGSKANDTEISHLSVTLKENIEKIREQIQNIE from the coding sequence ATGCCCATAAAAAGCATGACAGGCTTTGGCCAAGCGGAAATGCATACGGCTTCGGGCACGTTCAGGGTGGAGCTGCGCGCGGTCAACAACCGGTTTCTCGACCTGCAGATCCGTCAGCCCAAGTCACTTTCCAACCTTGAGCAGAAGATTAAAACCACCATCTCCGAGACAATACCGCGCGGCAGCGTGTCGGTGTTCATCTCCTGCGACCGGGAAAACGGCGACGCGAAACTCACCTGGGACAAGGCATCGGTGGAGAATTATCTGCGGATCTTCCGGGAAATAAAGAGGAAATACAAGCTTGCCGGCGATGCGACCCTGAGCGACCTGCTCCATTTCAGCGACTTCATAAAAGCAGAATCGGTGCAGGCTGATGAAAAAACGATATGGAAGCATTTCAGCCCGGTGCTTTCCAAGGCCATTGAGAATTTCCAGCGCTCGCGCGCTGACGAGGGCGAGCACCTGATCCGCGACCTGAAAAAAACGCTCGACGCCGTTTCACGCCTTTTAAAGGACGTGGAGGCGCGCGCGCCGCACCGCATCGAGGAGTATTCAAAGGAGCTTTCGAAACGCATCCAGAAGCTGCTTGCCGGCCCGGCCGACGAGGCGCGGCTGGCGCAGGAAGTGGCGCTCATGGCAGACAAGATGGACATTTCGGAGGAATGCACCCGGCTGCGCGCGCACATTAATGCGTTTGTCAAGGACTTCGCCAGCAGCGAGCCGGTGGGCAAGCGCATGAACTTCCTGTTGCAGGAGATGAACCGGGAGGCCAACACCATCGGCTCCAAGGCCAACGACACCGAGATATCGCACCTATCGGTGACCCTCAAGGAAAACATCGAGAAAATACGGGAACAGATCCAGAACATAGAATAA
- the dnaB gene encoding replicative DNA helicase, protein MLQVRTSEPFTTDKIPPQALEVERTVLGSMLIDQVAADTAMTLIKEDCFYATQNRYIFQCLAAMSEKNIPFDILTLAEELKKRSLLEAVGAEPYLSELVSSVATSANVEHHCRILIEKSTLRQLITTAGEITTECFSADAEAPVVLDTAMGKVFGISEARIKNTFESLNDLLPRTFKDIENYSKGGVQGVPTGFKDLDEITSGLQKGDFIVVAGRPSMGKTAFALSIALHASVAAKYCTAIFSLEMSKAQLAQRMLCGEARIDMHALRSGKLPQRELPKLAIAAGPLAEAPLFIDDTPGITVLELRAKVRRLKAKQKLSLVIVDYLQLMDSSIRMENRQQEISQISRSLKSIAKELEVPVIALSQLSRAPEQRGGDHRPQLSDLRESGAIEQDADVVMFVFREEFYAKDDPTKQGIAEIIVGKQRNGPTGVVNLAFVKQYARFENLAVPHGDEGAQF, encoded by the coding sequence ATGCTGCAAGTGAGAACGAGCGAACCGTTTACAACAGATAAGATCCCGCCGCAGGCGCTCGAGGTGGAGCGCACCGTGCTCGGCTCCATGCTCATCGACCAGGTGGCGGCCGACACGGCCATGACCCTGATCAAGGAAGACTGCTTTTACGCCACGCAGAACCGGTATATATTCCAGTGCCTCGCAGCGATGTCGGAAAAGAACATCCCCTTCGACATCCTCACCCTTGCCGAGGAGCTCAAGAAGCGCAGCCTGCTCGAAGCCGTGGGCGCCGAGCCGTACCTTTCGGAGCTCGTTTCGAGCGTGGCGACGTCGGCGAACGTCGAGCACCACTGCCGCATCCTCATTGAAAAATCGACATTACGCCAGCTCATCACCACGGCCGGCGAGATCACCACCGAGTGCTTCTCCGCCGACGCCGAGGCGCCCGTCGTGCTCGACACCGCCATGGGAAAAGTGTTCGGCATTTCCGAGGCGCGCATCAAGAACACGTTCGAGTCGCTCAACGACCTCCTGCCCAGGACCTTCAAGGACATAGAAAATTATTCCAAGGGCGGCGTGCAGGGCGTGCCCACCGGATTCAAGGACCTCGACGAGATCACGTCGGGCCTGCAGAAGGGCGACTTCATCGTCGTGGCGGGCAGGCCGTCCATGGGAAAGACCGCGTTCGCCCTGTCCATCGCGCTGCACGCCTCGGTGGCCGCCAAATACTGCACCGCCATTTTCTCGCTTGAAATGTCGAAGGCGCAGCTCGCGCAGCGCATGCTGTGCGGCGAGGCGCGCATCGACATGCACGCACTGCGCAGCGGCAAGCTGCCGCAGCGCGAGCTGCCCAAGCTCGCCATCGCGGCGGGGCCGCTCGCCGAGGCGCCGCTCTTCATCGATGACACGCCCGGCATCACCGTGCTCGAGTTGCGCGCAAAGGTGCGGCGGCTCAAGGCAAAGCAGAAGCTTTCGCTCGTCATCGTGGATTATCTCCAGCTCATGGACTCGTCGATACGCATGGAAAACCGGCAGCAGGAGATTTCGCAGATCTCACGCTCCTTAAAGAGCATCGCCAAGGAGCTCGAGGTGCCGGTGATCGCGCTCTCGCAGCTGTCGCGCGCGCCCGAGCAGCGCGGCGGCGATCACCGGCCGCAGCTTTCCGACCTGCGCGAATCGGGCGCGATCGAGCAGGACGCCGACGTGGTGATGTTCGTGTTCAGGGAGGAATTCTACGCCAAGGACGACCCGACCAAGCAGGGCATCGCCGAGATCATCGTTGGCAAGCAGCGCAACGGCCCCACCGGGGTGGTCAATCTTGCCTTTGTCAAGCAATATGCCCGCTTCGAGAATCTCGCCGTGCCGCACGGCGACGAGGGGGCGCAATTCTGA
- a CDS encoding NAD(P)H-dependent oxidoreductase encodes MKILMILGHPDKNSFNHAIAAAAMDTLEANGHTVLFHDLYEERFDPALPSQEIADQAILPTDIELHCRDAAAADGMVIVHPNWWEQPPAIVKGWVDRVLRPGVAYRFLDGDSGAGTPVGLLKAKCAVVFNTSNTPEKRERKVFGDPLEMLWKNCIFNLCGVNKFYRKMFRVVVTSTMEQRQAWLGEVRDSIDRYFSADEKIKK; translated from the coding sequence ATGAAAATTCTCATGATCCTCGGCCATCCTGACAAAAACAGTTTCAACCACGCCATTGCCGCCGCGGCCATGGACACCTTGGAGGCAAACGGGCACACCGTATTGTTCCACGACCTTTACGAGGAGAGATTCGACCCGGCCCTTCCCTCCCAGGAAATCGCTGACCAGGCAATTTTGCCCACGGATATCGAACTGCATTGCAGGGACGCGGCAGCGGCCGACGGCATGGTGATCGTGCACCCCAACTGGTGGGAACAGCCGCCCGCAATTGTCAAGGGATGGGTCGACCGGGTGCTGCGGCCGGGCGTGGCCTACAGGTTTCTTGATGGCGATAGCGGCGCGGGCACCCCCGTCGGCCTTCTCAAGGCGAAATGCGCCGTGGTGTTCAACACATCGAACACGCCTGAAAAACGGGAGCGCAAAGTATTCGGCGACCCTCTTGAGATGCTTTGGAAGAATTGCATTTTTAATTTATGCGGAGTGAATAAATTTTACCGGAAGATGTTCCGCGTGGTCGTGACCAGCACCATGGAACAGCGACAGGCGTGGCTGGGAGAGGTAAGGGACAGTATCGATCGATATTTCTCAGCTGACGAGAAAATTAAGAAATAA
- the rpoZ gene encoding DNA-directed RNA polymerase subunit omega has translation MLEQELDELEKRGINRYKAVIMAAQEARFINDQIRLGIVKPEDKPTTSALKRLFEGRVVENEENEAEG, from the coding sequence ATGCTCGAACAGGAACTTGACGAACTGGAAAAACGGGGCATCAACCGGTACAAGGCCGTGATCATGGCCGCCCAGGAGGCCCGCTTCATCAACGACCAGATCCGGCTCGGCATCGTGAAGCCCGAGGACAAGCCAACCACGTCCGCGCTCAAGCGGCTGTTCGAGGGCCGGGTCGTCGAGAACGAGGAAAACGAGGCAGAAGGATAG